A window of the Bacteroides thetaiotaomicron VPI-5482 genome harbors these coding sequences:
- a CDS encoding MFS transporter has protein sequence MNNQFTYPKEKIRFAILTFFFAQGLCMASWASRIPDFKDVFAANYAFYWGLILFMIPVGKFVAIPLAGYLVSKLGSRTMVQVSILGYAMSLLCVGLAHEVYLLGFLLFCFGVFWNLCDISFNTQGIEVERLYGKTIMATFHGGWSLGACTGALIGFVMILTGTSPVWHYMLIAAIILIIVLAGRKYLQETTLPICEHPKPGFETTDKAADKAPNGFRLLFQKPEILLLQLGLVGLFALIVESAMFDWSAVYFESVVHVPKSLQIGFLVFMVMMATGRFLTNYAYQLWGKKKVLQLAGSLICIGFFISALLGNAFDSLGMKVIINSLGFMLVGLGISCIVPTLYSFVGAKSKTPVSIALTILSSISFIGSLVAPLLIGAITQALDIRIAYMIIGILGGCIVLIVSFCNAFDIREENKL, from the coding sequence ATGAACAACCAATTTACATATCCAAAAGAGAAAATACGTTTTGCCATCCTGACTTTCTTCTTTGCCCAAGGACTCTGTATGGCAAGCTGGGCAAGCCGTATCCCGGATTTCAAAGATGTATTTGCAGCCAATTACGCATTTTATTGGGGTCTGATTTTATTTATGATACCGGTCGGCAAGTTTGTAGCAATTCCTTTGGCGGGTTATCTTGTATCTAAATTAGGGAGTCGCACAATGGTACAAGTCAGCATTTTGGGATATGCCATGTCCTTACTTTGTGTCGGATTGGCTCATGAAGTCTATTTGCTGGGATTCCTGCTTTTTTGTTTCGGAGTGTTCTGGAACTTGTGCGATATATCGTTCAATACGCAAGGGATCGAAGTGGAGCGCTTGTATGGTAAGACAATCATGGCAACTTTTCATGGAGGATGGAGCTTGGGAGCCTGTACCGGAGCACTTATCGGCTTCGTGATGATTCTGACGGGCACCTCTCCTGTCTGGCATTATATGCTAATAGCCGCTATTATCCTTATCATAGTATTGGCAGGACGAAAATATCTGCAAGAAACAACGCTTCCTATATGCGAACATCCGAAGCCGGGCTTTGAGACAACAGACAAAGCGGCTGATAAAGCTCCGAATGGATTCCGTCTGTTATTTCAAAAGCCGGAAATACTCCTTTTACAATTAGGTTTAGTCGGATTATTCGCGCTCATCGTAGAGAGTGCTATGTTCGACTGGAGTGCTGTTTATTTTGAATCGGTTGTCCATGTGCCTAAATCATTGCAAATCGGCTTCCTTGTATTTATGGTCATGATGGCTACGGGACGATTCCTGACGAATTATGCATACCAGCTTTGGGGAAAGAAAAAAGTACTGCAACTGGCAGGCAGCCTTATTTGTATCGGCTTCTTCATTTCCGCATTGTTGGGCAATGCGTTTGACTCACTGGGAATGAAAGTGATCATCAATTCCTTAGGCTTTATGCTGGTCGGACTAGGTATCTCATGTATCGTACCTACTTTATATAGCTTTGTAGGGGCCAAGTCAAAGACGCCCGTCAGCATTGCGCTCACTATCCTGTCGAGTATCAGTTTTATTGGTTCGCTGGTCGCTCCTTTGCTTATAGGCGCTATTACACAGGCATTAGATATTCGTATTGCTTACATGATTATAGGTATATTGGGAGGTTGTATCGTACTTATCGTCAGTTTCTGCAACGCATTCGATATTCGGGAAGAAAATAAACTGTAA